The following proteins come from a genomic window of Phycisphaerae bacterium:
- a CDS encoding 1-deoxy-D-xylulose-5-phosphate reductoisomerase, translating into MPKRVIILGSTGSIGCSALSVAESLPGEFEIVGLAGQQSREKMAEQVRRWNPKAVALTDSDAAEQLTAELRRAGSATAVWSGPDALVRLVKELDCDFVLSAIVGVAGLPATLAAAERGLTVGLANKESLVVAGNLLVDAAARSGSKLLPVDSEHSAIFQSLHSGTHEEVERILLTASGGPFRTWTLEQMRSAKLADAMRHPTWEMGPKITIDSATMMNKALEVIEARWLFDIAPDRIEVVIHPESIIHSMVAFHDGSIVAQMGRPDMRTPIQYAMTYPRRLAAGGERLNFSRLGRMHFEPPDLERFPALRLGHEVARKGGTAGAALNAANEAAVAAFREARIGFLEIATIVEDVLKRHSFDAHPSLETLMAVDAWARKEVHS; encoded by the coding sequence ATGCCCAAACGCGTCATCATACTTGGCTCTACCGGCTCCATCGGCTGCAGCGCGCTGAGCGTCGCCGAGAGCCTGCCCGGCGAGTTCGAGATCGTCGGTCTCGCCGGTCAGCAGAGCCGGGAGAAGATGGCCGAACAGGTCCGTCGCTGGAATCCTAAGGCCGTCGCCCTGACCGATTCCGACGCGGCGGAGCAGCTTACCGCAGAGTTGCGCCGCGCGGGCAGCGCGACAGCCGTCTGGTCCGGCCCGGACGCCCTCGTCCGCCTCGTGAAAGAGCTGGACTGCGATTTCGTTTTATCTGCCATCGTCGGCGTGGCGGGGTTGCCGGCGACGCTCGCCGCCGCTGAACGCGGGCTGACCGTGGGGCTGGCGAACAAGGAATCGCTCGTTGTCGCGGGCAATCTCCTGGTCGACGCAGCGGCGCGGAGTGGCTCAAAGCTCCTGCCCGTCGATAGCGAACATTCGGCGATCTTTCAGTCGCTGCACTCCGGTACGCACGAGGAGGTCGAGCGAATCCTGCTGACGGCGTCCGGCGGGCCGTTTCGGACATGGACGCTGGAGCAGATGCGGTCCGCTAAGCTGGCCGACGCGATGCGCCACCCGACATGGGAAATGGGTCCTAAAATCACCATCGATTCGGCGACGATGATGAATAAGGCGCTGGAAGTGATCGAGGCGCGGTGGTTGTTTGACATCGCCCCGGATCGTATTGAAGTAGTTATTCATCCGGAGTCGATTATCCATTCGATGGTCGCGTTCCATGATGGGTCGATCGTGGCTCAGATGGGGCGACCGGATATGCGGACGCCGATTCAGTACGCGATGACCTACCCGCGGCGGCTGGCGGCGGGGGGCGAACGGTTGAATTTTTCGCGGCTGGGTCGGATGCATTTTGAGCCGCCGGATTTGGAGCGCTTCCCGGCGCTACGATTGGGGCACGAGGTGGCGCGAAAGGGCGGGACGGCGGGCGCGGCGTTGAACGCCGCGAACGAAGCGGCGGTCGCGGCGTTTCGCGAGGCGCGGATCGGTTTCCTGGAGATTGCGACGATCGTTGAAGATGTATTGAAACGGCATTCGTTCGACGCCCATCCGAGCCTGGAGACGTTGATGGCGGTCGATGCCTGGGCTCGAAAAGAGGTTCATTCATGA
- the hydA gene encoding dihydropyrimidinase: MHFDTIIANGTVVNADKSEPVDVGIVGEKIAAVGKNLAKKSAKGGETNGTKVIDAAGHYVIPGGVDVHVHLALPFCGTTSSDDYNTGTRAAARGGVTTLIDFAIPYGDESLQQAVDNWRAKAEGKACIDYTFHVAVTKWNQHQHQMADMVKQGFPTFKQFMIYEKEGWQADDAAIFGALEKCRELDAMLLIHAESSRVLDELIARHHNDDEMKRLGAQLHGITRPNFIEAEAIQRAVKWAEVTGGRLYIVHMSTAEGTDIIRRAHKNGLDNIFAETCAQYLVLDDSLFAGPDGHLYGCCPQIKKKADQKRLWKGLADDTVCAVSTDTCTFTREQKAMWNGDWTKIPMGMPGLETLMPIVYTHGVLKDRLGVREFVEKCSTSPAQIMGLGDRKGRIKKGYDADIAIIHPKKKITVDHASMETNADWSPYQGWPLAGFSRTTLSRGKVIVDDYKFCGQNGWGKWLPRQTAGHV; the protein is encoded by the coding sequence ATGCACTTCGACACCATCATCGCCAACGGCACCGTCGTCAACGCCGACAAGAGCGAGCCCGTTGACGTGGGCATCGTCGGCGAGAAGATCGCGGCCGTCGGCAAGAACCTGGCGAAGAAGTCCGCGAAAGGCGGCGAGACGAACGGAACGAAAGTCATCGACGCCGCGGGGCACTACGTCATCCCCGGCGGCGTAGATGTCCACGTCCACCTGGCCCTGCCGTTCTGCGGGACGACCTCCTCCGACGACTACAACACCGGCACGCGGGCGGCGGCGCGCGGCGGCGTCACGACGCTGATCGACTTCGCCATCCCCTACGGCGACGAGTCGCTCCAGCAGGCCGTCGACAACTGGCGGGCCAAGGCCGAGGGCAAGGCCTGCATCGACTACACCTTTCACGTCGCCGTCACCAAGTGGAACCAGCACCAGCACCAGATGGCCGACATGGTCAAGCAGGGCTTCCCCACCTTCAAGCAGTTCATGATCTACGAGAAGGAAGGCTGGCAGGCCGACGACGCCGCGATCTTCGGCGCGCTCGAAAAGTGCCGCGAACTCGACGCCATGCTCCTCATTCACGCCGAGTCCAGCCGCGTCCTCGACGAGCTGATCGCCCGCCACCACAACGACGACGAGATGAAACGCCTCGGGGCGCAGCTCCACGGCATCACCCGGCCGAACTTCATCGAGGCCGAAGCCATCCAGCGGGCGGTCAAATGGGCCGAGGTGACCGGCGGGCGGCTGTATATCGTTCACATGTCTACCGCCGAAGGGACGGACATCATCCGGCGGGCGCACAAGAACGGCCTGGACAACATCTTTGCTGAGACGTGCGCGCAGTATCTCGTGCTGGACGACTCGCTCTTCGCCGGGCCGGACGGGCATCTCTACGGCTGCTGCCCGCAGATCAAGAAGAAAGCGGACCAGAAGCGGTTGTGGAAGGGCCTGGCCGACGACACGGTCTGTGCGGTGTCGACAGACACCTGCACCTTCACGCGCGAGCAGAAGGCGATGTGGAACGGCGACTGGACGAAGATCCCGATGGGCATGCCGGGGCTGGAGACGCTGATGCCGATCGTCTATACGCACGGGGTGCTGAAGGACCGGCTGGGCGTGCGGGAGTTCGTCGAAAAGTGCAGCACGTCGCCGGCGCAGATCATGGGCTTGGGCGACCGCAAGGGCCGCATTAAGAAGGGCTACGACGCGGACATCGCCATCATCCACCCGAAGAAGAAGATCACCGTGGATCACGCGTCGATGGAGACCAACGCCGACTGGTCGCCCTATCAGGGCTGGCCGCTGGCGGGCTTCTCGCGGACGACGCTATCGCGCGGCAAGGTCATAGTGGACGACTACAAGTTCTGCGGCCAGAACGGCTGGGGCAAGTGGCTCCCGCGCCAGACGGCGGGGCATGTGTGA
- a CDS encoding exopolysaccharide biosynthesis protein, with amino-acid sequence MSIRPATADPDPETPDPSGSKASEQAGEKPPKRRSLRRFRGRRKKRVRSDLTVGEIIDRTEHAGFGFLLAFLALIAIPFFGLSTPFGLAIAFAAAQMTIGWSKPWLPRWVRRHHVSLTTLQWISTKLTRWTAGLERFIKPRWTLVLRGPFWSLCGVAITIQGFGLALPLPIPGSNWIFILPVIVYAIGLLEDDGLLVLICHGITAAEIVLGMWAWDVVWKSVTSLLHLV; translated from the coding sequence ATGTCGATCAGACCCGCTACGGCGGATCCTGACCCTGAGACACCGGACCCCAGCGGGTCCAAAGCGTCCGAACAGGCCGGCGAGAAGCCGCCGAAGCGCCGTTCCCTTCGACGGTTTCGCGGTCGACGAAAAAAGCGGGTCCGGTCCGACCTCACGGTCGGGGAGATCATCGATCGTACCGAACACGCCGGCTTTGGTTTTCTGTTGGCGTTTTTGGCGCTGATCGCCATTCCGTTTTTTGGATTGTCCACGCCGTTCGGACTGGCCATCGCTTTCGCCGCCGCGCAGATGACTATCGGCTGGAGCAAACCCTGGCTGCCGCGCTGGGTCCGCCGCCACCACGTCTCGCTGACGACGCTTCAGTGGATCAGTACAAAATTGACCCGTTGGACGGCCGGCCTGGAGCGGTTCATCAAACCGCGCTGGACACTGGTCTTGCGGGGGCCCTTCTGGTCACTGTGCGGCGTCGCCATCACCATCCAGGGGTTCGGCCTGGCGTTACCCCTGCCGATCCCGGGATCCAACTGGATTTTCATCCTCCCCGTCATCGTGTACGCCATCGGGCTGCTGGAAGACGACGGGTTGTTGGTCCTAATCTGTCACGGCATCACGGCGGCGGAGATAGTACTGGGCATGTGGGCCTGGGATGTCGTGTGGAAATCCGTGACCTCGCTCCTGCACCTCGTTTAG
- the rseP gene encoding RIP metalloprotease RseP yields MRNTRRRKRRWLSPFAIRYSLFAISTPLVLFAAMPEWALTGWSYILLILGFSLVIFVHELGHFAAAKWAGVRVERFAIGFGKELFGFSKGETRYSFNVLPLGGYVKMLGQEDFVVDKSGELKVKADPNSFTNKSVSQRMVIISAGVIMNLLFAMIAFAIVVTIGRPQPPPVVGQVVETSAAARAGLQTGDRILSINGSKVESFGDMSARITLSDPDEELVLDVLRDGKRVDPPPRVKPIYKKNVSVRQIGVGPGMNLRVADTTLRPGDAPREDELHKFDEFHKLTVDGETKEFKDLGVFRRAIVQAQGAPVDIIVQRPVKPGEITEEAAFKGDLNVETTEVKVQVRAVWYPVPYEMEEEVSGSLLGLVPRMTVLFSEPGKSFDAAGVEPGDVITKFGNDVFPSYPALKRTIEDGAGSQVAIEVRRPARANGELSAEIVRFCTTHREALIEAARTDVKQAVSLAGQLAKSDGLSAQDAEKLGALVTPLADRPAWRRWLERVDVHALKPVIPDAPFALFGKTVPTIDATLRCIDEDQIVVADVLPAIGERTSPAKVAGIPVGAVILACDGKKVGRWQELSDIFRANVGKTVTLQYRLADELREAKMAIPSCITSALALPFGSRIIRIGDRDSYLLKIGDQQRVSVALPDWRAVEGLLKESVGKSVAVEYVTPGGEKKTAPFAVTAENTDPWLQRILYIEPFICYPLAERHREANPIVAVGVGFKQAYQATMQTVLSIKHMLFTRQVGLSKVSGPVGIIRIGSRFAGSSALDLLWFLALISANLAVLNFLPLPIVDGGLFLFLMLEKIRGEPVSIKTQVATQLVGIALIATVFILVTYQDIKNWITGA; encoded by the coding sequence ATGCGGAATACTCGACGGCGAAAACGGCGATGGTTATCCCCTTTCGCTATTCGCTATTCGCTATTCGCTATTTCAACGCCCCTGGTGCTTTTCGCCGCGATGCCGGAATGGGCCCTGACCGGCTGGTCCTACATTCTGCTGATCCTCGGCTTCTCGCTGGTGATTTTCGTCCACGAACTCGGCCACTTCGCGGCGGCCAAGTGGGCGGGCGTCCGCGTCGAGCGCTTCGCCATCGGCTTTGGCAAGGAGCTGTTCGGATTCAGCAAGGGCGAGACGCGCTATTCGTTCAACGTCCTGCCGCTGGGCGGCTATGTGAAGATGCTCGGTCAGGAGGATTTCGTCGTCGATAAGTCCGGCGAGTTAAAGGTCAAGGCCGATCCCAACTCTTTTACCAACAAGAGCGTCTCGCAGCGGATGGTCATCATTTCCGCCGGTGTGATCATGAACCTCCTCTTTGCCATGATCGCCTTCGCCATCGTCGTGACGATTGGCCGGCCGCAGCCACCGCCCGTCGTCGGACAGGTCGTGGAGACTTCCGCCGCGGCCCGCGCCGGCCTGCAGACCGGCGATCGCATCCTGTCGATCAACGGCTCGAAGGTAGAAAGCTTCGGCGACATGTCCGCGCGGATCACGCTCTCCGATCCTGATGAGGAACTTGTCCTCGACGTCCTCCGCGATGGCAAGCGCGTCGACCCGCCGCCCCGCGTCAAGCCCATCTATAAGAAGAACGTCAGCGTCCGCCAGATCGGCGTCGGGCCGGGGATGAATCTCCGCGTGGCCGACACGACGCTGCGGCCGGGTGACGCCCCGCGCGAGGACGAACTCCACAAGTTCGACGAGTTCCATAAATTGACCGTCGACGGCGAGACCAAAGAGTTCAAGGACCTGGGTGTCTTTCGCCGCGCGATCGTGCAGGCCCAGGGCGCGCCGGTCGATATCATCGTCCAGCGCCCCGTCAAGCCCGGGGAGATCACCGAAGAGGCGGCGTTTAAGGGTGATTTGAACGTCGAGACGACCGAGGTCAAAGTCCAGGTCCGCGCCGTCTGGTATCCCGTCCCCTACGAGATGGAAGAAGAAGTCAGCGGGAGCCTGCTGGGCCTCGTCCCGCGCATGACCGTGCTGTTCAGCGAGCCGGGCAAGTCGTTTGACGCGGCAGGGGTCGAGCCGGGCGATGTGATTACCAAGTTCGGCAACGATGTCTTTCCGAGCTATCCGGCGCTGAAGCGCACGATCGAAGACGGCGCAGGTTCTCAAGTGGCCATCGAAGTCCGCCGGCCGGCCCGCGCCAACGGAGAGTTAAGCGCAGAGATAGTGAGGTTTTGTACAACGCACCGGGAAGCGCTGATTGAAGCCGCCCGGACCGACGTCAAGCAGGCCGTCTCGTTGGCCGGGCAATTGGCCAAGTCCGACGGCCTTTCGGCGCAGGATGCCGAGAAACTCGGTGCCCTCGTTACGCCCCTGGCGGACCGTCCGGCCTGGCGGCGCTGGCTCGAGCGCGTCGACGTGCATGCGCTTAAGCCGGTCATTCCGGATGCTCCGTTTGCGCTTTTCGGAAAGACGGTCCCGACCATTGACGCGACGTTGCGCTGCATCGACGAAGATCAAATCGTCGTCGCCGACGTCCTGCCCGCGATCGGCGAGCGCACCAGCCCGGCCAAGGTCGCCGGCATTCCCGTCGGCGCGGTCATCCTCGCCTGCGACGGCAAGAAGGTCGGCCGCTGGCAGGAACTCTCGGATATCTTCCGCGCGAACGTCGGCAAGACGGTTACCCTCCAGTATCGCCTCGCGGACGAATTGCGCGAGGCCAAGATGGCGATCCCGAGCTGCATCACCTCGGCCCTGGCCCTGCCCTTCGGCTCGCGGATCATCCGCATCGGCGATCGGGATTCGTATTTGCTGAAGATCGGAGACCAGCAGCGCGTGTCGGTGGCGCTTCCGGACTGGCGGGCCGTCGAAGGGCTGCTCAAGGAATCCGTCGGCAAGTCCGTCGCCGTCGAGTACGTCACGCCCGGCGGTGAGAAAAAGACCGCCCCGTTTGCCGTGACCGCGGAGAATACCGACCCCTGGCTGCAACGCATCCTCTACATCGAGCCCTTTATCTGCTATCCGCTGGCGGAGCGGCATCGCGAGGCCAACCCGATCGTGGCGGTGGGCGTCGGCTTCAAACAGGCCTATCAGGCGACGATGCAGACCGTGCTTTCGATCAAGCACATGCTTTTCACGCGGCAGGTGGGGCTGTCCAAGGTCAGCGGGCCGGTGGGGATTATCCGCATCGGCAGCCGCTTCGCCGGTTCCAGCGCCCTCGACTTGCTGTGGTTCCTGGCGCTGATCTCGGCGAACCTCGCCGTGCTCAACTTCCTGCCGCTGCCCATCGTGGACGGCGGGCTGTTCCTCTTTTTGATGTTGGAAAAGATCCGCGGCGAACCGGTGAGCATCAAGACGCAGGTCGCCACGCAGCTCGTCGGCATCGCCCTGATCGCGACGGTCTTTATTCTCGTCACGTATCAGGACATCAAGAACTGGATCACGGGGGCCTAG
- a CDS encoding Fic family protein produces the protein MRWNWQQPDWPEFTWDESRLIKAEERFLLCGGQFLGTVKHLSSEDHDQIAVEAMSNEAVTTSEIEGELLNRDSVQSSIRRQLGLATDQRRVPPAEQGISEVMVDLYRNYAKALDERVLFSWHRMVTKGRTDLHDIGRYRTHTEPMQVVSGAVYDPDIHFEAPPSGKVPKEMGRYLAWFNETAPNGGKPLPVLTRAGIAHLYFESIHPFEDGNGRIGRTVAEKVLAQGLGQPSLTAIAATMLAHRKAYYAALEAANKNNEITAWLAWFAGISLEAQQRTLAQVEFVLDKAKLLDRFRHELNTRQLEVLLRVLREGPEGFKGGLSAGNYAKIAKASPATATRDLGEMVERGALARTGEKRHTRYHLPIPLRPTPWITIDEEGNIITSQRPKQ, from the coding sequence ATGCGCTGGAACTGGCAACAACCGGATTGGCCTGAGTTTACCTGGGACGAATCGCGCCTGATCAAGGCGGAGGAACGTTTTCTCCTTTGCGGCGGCCAGTTTCTCGGCACGGTGAAACACCTGTCCTCAGAGGATCATGACCAAATTGCGGTGGAAGCGATGAGCAACGAAGCGGTCACGACCTCCGAAATCGAGGGCGAGCTTCTCAATCGCGACAGTGTGCAATCCTCGATCCGCCGTCAGTTGGGCCTGGCGACCGATCAACGCCGGGTTCCACCCGCCGAGCAGGGCATCAGCGAGGTGATGGTGGACCTGTACCGCAACTATGCGAAGGCGCTCGATGAGCGAGTGCTGTTTTCCTGGCATCGGATGGTCACAAAGGGGCGTACCGATCTTCATGACATCGGCCGCTACCGAACGCACACGGAGCCGATGCAAGTCGTATCGGGCGCCGTCTATGATCCCGACATCCATTTCGAGGCCCCGCCGTCGGGCAAGGTTCCGAAGGAAATGGGCCGGTACCTGGCCTGGTTCAACGAAACGGCTCCGAATGGAGGAAAGCCCCTGCCGGTCCTGACGCGCGCCGGCATTGCACACCTCTACTTCGAGAGCATTCATCCGTTTGAAGACGGAAACGGGCGCATCGGCCGGACCGTCGCGGAAAAGGTATTGGCGCAAGGGCTGGGACAGCCATCGCTCACTGCCATTGCCGCAACCATGCTGGCTCATCGCAAAGCGTATTACGCGGCGCTGGAAGCGGCGAACAAGAACAACGAAATTACCGCCTGGCTGGCGTGGTTTGCCGGTATCAGCCTGGAAGCGCAGCAACGCACGCTTGCCCAGGTGGAGTTCGTGCTCGACAAAGCCAAACTGCTCGATCGCTTCCGCCATGAATTGAACACACGTCAACTCGAGGTCTTGCTGCGCGTATTGCGGGAGGGTCCGGAAGGCTTCAAGGGCGGACTCAGCGCGGGCAACTACGCGAAGATCGCGAAGGCATCACCGGCGACAGCCACGCGCGACCTCGGCGAAATGGTTGAACGCGGGGCCCTTGCCCGCACCGGGGAAAAGCGGCATACGCGGTACCATCTTCCCATACCGCTACGGCCCACGCCCTGGATTACGATTGACGAGGAGGGCAATATCATTACGAGCCAAAGGCCAAAGCAATGA
- a CDS encoding rhomboid family intramembrane serine protease: MLLIPIRTDSPIRRIPRVNHAIIAVNVLVYLVIDLLAPRFGINTEASLKDRLVIDPQNLELYQFFTYQFLHGDFWHIAGNMLFLWVFGNGVNSKMGHLAYLMFYLACGVFAGVGFASTSEYPCLGASGAIAGVTTAFLVLFPRSAVTVVYWLWLYIGTIQVQALLLIVVKIILWDNIISPNLAGDAGFTQVAYSAHIAGYLFGFLWCSFMLLIHALPRDQYDIIALVKRYRQRQQYRVMMADPNAQARAAFGRVARPITATGEIVEQPLSPEEAEIVRIRGEIADRLDAHDYPAAAEAYQTLVTRDPSQCLPRTQMLEVANQLMTMGRYPQAASAYEKYLTAYPTDAEKEEVKLVLGIIYAKYLAQPESAQKHLRDALARMTNPDHIRQATHWLDTATAALGPRPAH; the protein is encoded by the coding sequence TTGCTCCTGATCCCGATTCGCACCGATTCGCCCATCCGCCGCATCCCGCGGGTCAACCACGCGATCATCGCCGTCAACGTCCTGGTCTATCTCGTCATCGATCTCCTGGCCCCGCGCTTTGGCATTAACACCGAGGCCAGCCTCAAAGATCGGCTCGTGATCGACCCCCAGAACCTCGAACTCTACCAGTTCTTCACATACCAATTTCTCCACGGCGACTTCTGGCACATCGCCGGCAACATGCTCTTTCTCTGGGTGTTCGGCAACGGCGTGAATTCCAAGATGGGCCATCTCGCCTATCTCATGTTCTACCTCGCCTGCGGCGTCTTCGCCGGAGTCGGCTTCGCGTCCACCAGCGAGTATCCCTGCCTCGGCGCCAGCGGCGCCATTGCCGGTGTCACCACCGCCTTCCTCGTCCTCTTCCCGCGCAGTGCCGTCACCGTCGTCTACTGGCTATGGCTCTACATTGGGACCATCCAGGTCCAGGCCCTCCTTCTCATCGTCGTGAAGATCATCCTCTGGGACAACATCATCTCCCCCAACCTCGCCGGTGACGCCGGCTTCACCCAGGTCGCCTATTCCGCCCACATCGCCGGATACCTCTTTGGCTTTCTGTGGTGCTCCTTCATGCTCCTTATCCACGCCCTGCCGCGCGACCAGTACGACATCATCGCCCTCGTCAAACGCTATCGCCAGCGCCAGCAGTATCGCGTCATGATGGCCGATCCCAACGCCCAGGCCCGCGCCGCCTTCGGTCGCGTCGCCCGGCCGATCACCGCCACCGGCGAGATCGTCGAGCAGCCGCTGAGTCCCGAAGAGGCCGAAATCGTCCGCATCCGCGGCGAGATCGCCGACCGGCTCGATGCGCACGACTACCCCGCCGCCGCTGAGGCGTACCAAACGCTCGTCACCCGCGACCCGTCGCAGTGTCTGCCGCGCACGCAGATGCTCGAAGTCGCCAACCAGCTCATGACCATGGGCCGCTATCCGCAGGCCGCCTCGGCGTATGAAAAATATCTGACCGCCTACCCGACTGACGCGGAAAAAGAAGAGGTCAAGCTCGTGCTGGGCATCATCTACGCCAAGTATTTGGCGCAGCCCGAATCGGCGCAAAAGCACCTCCGCGACGCCCTCGCCCGCATGACCAACCCCGACCACATCCGTCAGGCCACCCACTGGCTCGACACCGCCACCGCGGCCCTCGGGCCCCGCCCGGCGCATTAA
- the rplU gene encoding 50S ribosomal protein L21, translating to MYAIIEDGGKQYRVQKDDTLYVEQRKLATTAKKIEFDKVLMLGDGAKSKVGTPYVTGAKVTASLVGRQKGPKLEIVKFRRRKGYKLHKGHRQNYLQVTIDSISG from the coding sequence ATGTACGCGATCATCGAAGACGGGGGAAAGCAATACCGGGTTCAAAAGGACGACACGCTTTACGTCGAGCAGCGCAAGCTGGCCACGACGGCCAAGAAGATCGAGTTCGACAAGGTGTTGATGCTCGGCGACGGGGCCAAGAGCAAGGTCGGGACGCCGTATGTGACCGGCGCGAAGGTCACGGCCAGCCTGGTGGGCCGACAAAAGGGCCCGAAGCTGGAGATCGTGAAGTTTCGGCGGCGCAAGGGCTACAAGCTGCACAAGGGCCATCGGCAGAACTACCTCCAGGTTACCATTGACAGCATCAGCGGGTGA
- a CDS encoding tetratricopeptide repeat protein encodes MRRASFLLTVVLGAVLTGCGPKSRTASISFNRMIEPKATLSEQYMEIAVMNAQMGGDTGDFDQDKWSRMTADMMQFYLEQAAEKHNIPIKLVDREHLKMTMGEKDLAAAGITDSGDNAAAAQVKGAKAILTSKVTIKIDKQVGKKRSIDAMSVVAGAWGGGGSVDTEEVDEEARNITVQSQFQLKDSATNDIVISHNAMPTQDFSKTKASPFFGSSKTEADMTPRDQVIAGMIESQAKEFLAKFVPVEVQSSVTVESGKNEKCIAAVNCINAEDYDSALSNFKQAISENPDDHRALFGAGACCEKLGRTDDARKYYKQALSLDNEEPQYKAAVERMNKMG; translated from the coding sequence ATGCGACGCGCGAGTTTTTTGTTGACGGTGGTTCTCGGAGCGGTGTTGACGGGTTGCGGACCGAAATCGCGAACGGCCAGCATCAGTTTCAATCGGATGATTGAGCCGAAGGCGACGCTTAGCGAACAATATATGGAAATCGCGGTGATGAACGCCCAGATGGGCGGAGACACCGGCGATTTCGACCAGGACAAGTGGTCGCGGATGACGGCGGACATGATGCAGTTCTATCTGGAACAGGCCGCCGAGAAACACAACATCCCGATCAAGCTGGTGGATCGCGAGCATTTGAAGATGACGATGGGGGAGAAGGATCTGGCGGCGGCGGGGATCACGGACAGCGGCGACAACGCGGCCGCGGCGCAGGTCAAGGGGGCCAAGGCGATCCTGACGAGCAAAGTGACGATCAAGATCGACAAGCAAGTCGGTAAGAAGCGGTCGATCGACGCGATGTCGGTGGTCGCCGGCGCATGGGGTGGGGGGGGAAGCGTCGATACCGAGGAGGTGGACGAAGAGGCCCGCAACATCACGGTTCAATCCCAGTTTCAATTGAAAGACAGTGCGACGAACGACATCGTCATTTCACACAACGCGATGCCGACTCAGGATTTCAGCAAGACCAAGGCCAGCCCGTTCTTCGGATCGAGCAAGACCGAAGCGGACATGACGCCGCGCGACCAGGTCATCGCGGGAATGATCGAAAGCCAGGCGAAGGAATTTTTGGCCAAATTCGTGCCGGTCGAGGTTCAGTCGAGCGTAACGGTCGAGAGCGGTAAGAACGAGAAATGCATCGCCGCGGTGAACTGCATCAACGCGGAGGACTACGATTCGGCCCTGTCCAATTTCAAGCAGGCGATCAGTGAGAACCCCGACGATCACCGCGCGCTGTTCGGGGCGGGCGCGTGCTGCGAGAAGCTCGGCCGAACGGATGATGCCCGCAAGTATTACAAGCAGGCCCTGTCGCTGGACAATGAAGAGCCTCAGTACAAGGCCGCCGTCGAGCGGATGAACAAGATGGGATAA
- a CDS encoding TlpA disulfide reductase family protein — translation MARPTTRPTTSRPAKRLLPIGSPAPKFDLPALSGAHVYFPEAYGGQLVLIQVWASWCSSCARDFPYWITAQEKFGGMGLTLLGISIDDDRNIGMDKVLTTMQERGCTWDVVYKDAQNRSVLGRYLAPTLPTLYLIDGDTGRIIDAGNDLRRGRLLQTLEKHLRAKFPGQFPTSQPADPPTSQPTAR, via the coding sequence ATGGCGCGGCCCACCACGCGCCCGACGACGTCGCGACCGGCCAAGCGATTGTTGCCCATCGGTTCGCCCGCGCCCAAGTTCGATCTCCCGGCCTTGAGCGGCGCGCATGTCTATTTCCCGGAGGCGTACGGCGGTCAGCTCGTCCTGATCCAGGTGTGGGCGAGTTGGTGCTCGTCCTGCGCCCGCGATTTTCCGTACTGGATAACGGCGCAGGAGAAGTTCGGCGGCATGGGCCTCACGCTGTTGGGCATCTCCATCGACGATGACCGCAACATCGGTATGGATAAAGTACTGACCACGATGCAGGAGCGCGGTTGCACGTGGGACGTCGTGTACAAGGATGCGCAGAATCGCTCCGTGCTGGGGCGCTATCTCGCGCCGACCCTGCCGACGCTTTACTTGATCGACGGCGACACCGGCCGGATCATCGACGCCGGCAACGACCTCCGCCGCGGCCGGCTCCTGCAAACGCTGGAGAAGCACCTTCGCGCCAAGTTCCCCGGCCAGTTCCCCACGTCGCAACCGGCCGATCCTCCGACGAGTCAACCGACGGCGCGGTGA